TGGATAACCGCCAGACATGTTTTGGAACCGAGGACTTGCGTTGTTGTCCAGACCCTACAAGAGAGTTCAATCTGTCTAAGAGACACTTAGGACTGAAGTCTTTGGGAGACAAAAGTGGTAGAGATCACCTTGTAAAAGACTCTTCTCGTTCGCAGTCGGTGGACAACTGCCAGATACATTTTGGAACTAAGGACTGATGTCCAGGTGTGACGAGAAAGCTGAATGTGTCTACTAGAAACTTAGGAAGGACTTAAGTCTTTAGGAAAGCAAACTATTGAAGACAGCCTTTCTTAGGACTTAAGTCTTTCAGAGACCAAATTAGTAAGAGACTTGTTAGCAGTTGCACCACCAGCAGACAAGTTATGGAACTAAGGACGGATGTATTTGTCAATCGAGTGTGGGCACTTGAAACTGAAGTCGCCTTTTCGAAAACCCAGAAGTCCACTTGCCTTTCATTCAACCTTCGCGGATAGTTTGTCAGACTGCAACCAACGGTTTGTGTAAATGCTCCTTATTTAAGGCAAATTTGGCACTTAGTACATAAAGATCAATAATTCCAGTAGATCAAAAGCTGGCACTTGAAGCTTTCAAATGATTGATGAAAGTATTTTCAAACAGGAATGTTGACGATAAAGAAACGTTTTACCAAACAGCAAAAATCAGTCAGGttgattgtactttttttcttttcttttttttgaaaacatttccgCTCGTCCCCTTCCTAACCAGACACCCAGCTGTGCGTGGTGGTCTTCACCCCGTGGGGGAAACCTTGCTGGGTCACCATGGGCTCAAAGTTGAAGTCCAGCGAGTCGCCATCCTTCAGAGTTTCGTGGAGGACGGTCTCCATGTCAAACTCAAACTTCTCGATGGACATGTCATCCAGATCGCTCGGCAGCTTCTCCAGGTGTGGGGGCGGGGCCAGTCCCAGACGTCCGTATCCGTTGGTGTTTAGCGGGCAGAAGCTGCCGGGCACGCCCCCGCCGCCCAGGTGGCTGGAGAAGCCGTACGGCATCTGCATCGGGTTCTTGGCTGACGGCAAGCGCGCCGAGCCTCCGCTGTGGTTGAGGGACATGAGCAGGCGGCCGTTCATGGCCAGCGGGGTGTGCGGGTGAGCGTGGGACAAGCCGTGCGGGTGGGCGTTACCCGCCGCCATCAGTTTGGCCACATGCTGGCTGCTGCTGTACGGCGGCAGCATGCAGCCCCCGCCGGACTGCGATACCACCGTGTCCACCGACGGCAAGAGGTCTCCGTGCTGGTCTGTGTCGGATGTAAGCAGTTCCTTGAGGAGCCCGGGCAGCTGGACCGACCCGTGGCTATACGGACCCATGCCGGGCCCAAAGGTGGGCTTGCTCTCAGGCAGGGTCTGCATCGGCATGGGCGACATCGCGTTCATCCCCGCTTGACCGTACACACACTTGCGGTACTCCTGCGGAGGCTGCGAGGCCATGCTCGGGGAGCTGTAAGGCGGGTACCCGGGGCTCGGCTGCATCATCGAAGAGGGGGAGGACTGCGAGGACCCGGGAGTCGCCGCCCCCCCGCCTACCTGAGAGTTATTAGGCGAGAGCAAGTTGAGATTGTCCAGGAGGTTCTCCATGACGTTCTCGGAGCTGCGTCCCAAAGAGCCCGTCATCTCGGTCAGGCTGGGCAACGTGGCGGTCATCTTGGGCCCCGGGGCGCCGGGGTAGCCCATGTGGGCCTCCGCCTCGCCCAGGTCGTCCTCGGGCATGAAGGGCGAGAGGCGCCCGCTGACTGTGCTGGCGTTGGAGCTGGTGCGAGGCCTGAAGCTGCTCCAGGCGTCAAAGTCGTCGTTGCTGTGGGAGTTGGGGCTGCCGGGCCACTTGTTGTAGGAGCCCGGGCTGTCGGCGCCAGCGTCTGGGCCCCCCTGAAGGGACAGCTGCGGGCAGACAGGATGACTTTTGAACAAATAATCAACTTGATACAATTTCATTTGCAAATTGCTTCCCTTACTGGGCTGTTATGATGGTGACAGCAGGGACTTAAGCCAgtgggcagccatcttacgttgccgtTGTTACTGAcaaattcagtattttttttttttcaccgaaAACATTTATCAGTAACGTAACACGACGCACGTGatagtatgccgctatctcccagCATGAAATTTTATGCTTCTCCCAGAATTATTGGTACAGCCGTATGCCATACACAGCATTTTCGCAGTAGAGACAGACAAGTGAGGCAGCCTTAGCgagtggcaacataagatggccgccggtgacTTCACTTCTCCAGACGGCAAGTAAGCGTTATTAAATTTTGGTGCAGATTTGAGCAAGGTTCATTGAAATTGACACATGATTGGCTTTCGCCGGCCACATAAAAGGATGCGGTGGGTCAGATTTGGACCCCGGGCctcgagtttgacacctgtggccGAGCCTAGAAGACTACAACTTTTAAACATAACAAATCGGATACTGTTTATTGAAATACAGTTAAATTTATTGTTTGagtttgtaaaaaagaaaaaatacacaggAAGATGTCCTTGATGACAGAATGTAAACAATGAACTTTTtttatccactttttgtttggtGGGGAGCCGTGAGGTTTTTGGGCGATAGGAGACCAACAGATTTATTGCACagttgtggaaaaaaacaatttcgaccagtcctgtttttttttacagaattgcGCTGCCAAAATAATGCTTTTAGGCATGACATGTTTTCTTTTGGCATTAAAACTGAACAAGAAACGAAAGAAAACATAATCATTTTTTCCTAAGGCTATAAGGTGCGTTTGAAAGCTTGTTTTCGGTGTTGTGCACATTACCAGAGATGGttaataaaaaattgacaaaagtgTGGAAATGCAATCTTTAATGTATCAATATTTATTCTCCAGAGAAAATCGCtttgaaaatgatttatctACAGAAAAACCTCTAAGggcaatcagattttttttttttttccgggattGTTTTTATCACGGCAATAACAGTAAGTGATTTTTGAAATTTGAGATTTGCTTGAAACATGAGGAttaagacttgagacttacttgACTTATCTTTAAATTGGAGGACAATACAAAAAACGCTTAGTTCTGTAaactcttatttattttttgtgaaatgCGGGAAGGCCAGTTTTCACAACAGCAAAAACAGAATTGCCCATCTTAAAAATGTGAAGTTTGTTGCCTTGAAATTTTCAGTTCACacaacatttgatttatttatgtagtTGGTTATTTTTTACAGCGTTTACGGCAAACCCGTGTGAGCATGTGACCCCGCCCTCCATGTACCTTTTTCTTGGCGGCCCGTCCCCGACTCTTGGTGAACTTGCTGTTGTTGTCCATGGAGGCGGCCCGTCGTCGGGGCGACTTGCCGCTCTTGCCGCCTTCGGGGTTCAGCATCCACCACGAGCTCTTGCCCGTGCCCTCGTTCTGGACGCGGATGAAGCGGCTGTGCAGCGACAGGTTGTGCCTGATGGAGTTCTGGCGGTggagaggggggtgggggtgggggggggataatgTGAGCGAGAGCTTTGCCCTTTCGAACAAatgcacacatttgacttggcgTTCATGTGCAAATCCATTTTACAGCTGGCGCTTCTTTCAAAACACCTCAACAGATGACTCggggagaaagaaagaagaaagcgcTGTTTTCATGCCCCTCGGGAATATAAGCACATTATTGTCtatgtgggggtgggggcactgaagcaacccccttcgctcccgggtgttttagaaagattacagtctcttctttcatcaagaaataaaagtagtatctgtttccattttgcagcaaatagtagACTATAGTTAAtcatctttattcacaaatctgtttaaaacaccggggaaaagagctttttttgctaaatggccctggttgatctcttttactctgctgacacctgctggccgttttttttgtaataactaccattgctttaagcgacctcttcctgtcagaggctgtatcaaagccttctgtatgctctagcatgaaaacacaaaggagaaagaaaaaaacgtataaatatgtctttgggagcatgggtaataattaaaatagaacgtattgatatgtttttgggcgcaaattagttaatatgtTAATagtgaatattttactctcttccaagaaTAAAGTTTACCCTATTTAGATCGGGGCCGAATACTGTATAGcctttttcagagtaaaatttcCTCTACAAAATTGACTGTGTAtcaattttttctttaagtaaTAGGAAACAtgggttttattacttatttctAATGCCTCACTCATTTTCACCCACTCTTGATATATTTCTTATTtcaaaaatgaagtttttatttaaagcgataaatgaatacacaacacacacatacattcatttaaattaaccATAAACACAATCCGCCTTCCTGCGCCTGGATCAAAATCAACCCAAATTGCGTTACACCACTTGCGCTACCATTTAGACCTGGTCTTACCTGGTCTAAAGTCAAGTCTACAtcctgtcaccaaattgtcagatgTGCCGGGGTGCTAGAAAACGCCCTCGGTCCACTGGAATGCCCATTGAGGTGCTCtgtggtctgccaaattcccaaacggTAAGACTAGACTTGCCCCGGCACGAAAATCCAGATGTGACGGTTTTtgcgagaaaaagaaaaagtggccTATTGTGTCGAGTGGcagacattttttgttaaataaagtaatATATTCCTCATGTCCTGACTTTATCAATGGTTACAGCAATATGATAGGGCCGTAAATCTTCAGTGGGCCGGATTGAAGAACTCAGCGGACTGAATGTGGCCCGTGGGTCATACTTTGCCCACCTCAGGTCGATACGTTGACGGTCTTATCTCTTAACATGCACAAAACACTGATAACGCACATTCCACTTGTGTCTCCTCTACACCGCAGGAAACAAaatcctgcttttttttgtttttttgttgctcttcCTAACTTAATAGTGCACGCTGTCGTTGCTTGGTGACAAGTATTTTTGTGCCAGGAGCAAGTGGGGCGTAACTAAAGCACCGCAAACAAATGAAGGAGAATATTGGCCAAAGGTCTGCTGAGAaaatcagagagagagagcgagagagaggcaCTAGCTCGCCTGCTGGGATTTGGAGGATTCAAATGAGCCAAAACGGTTGTTTAAGGAACCAACGAGGCACGGAGGGTAATAGTTTTGTGTCATGGGCCTTGTCCACACtaacacacatatgcacacacacacacacacacacacacacacttgcacatcCTCAAATATGTTCCTGCTCCTGTGCATCACATCTGGTTGCCAACTCCTCTGATTTGGTGTCCGCCTCATTTCACCGCCACCATCCATCAGCCGTCACTCTCCATTCACAGCCACCTCGCCTTTTCATGGCCATTATTAGCTTTACCCACTTGAcagcaaaatatataataataaaaaaaaaaaattccacaatgAAAGTACCAGATGAAGACATTTTACGCATTGACCTCCTTTCAGATTTTTTGACCGATTAAGGCATTCCAACTTGAAATTGTGACcattgttaattttgacaagaaatttttattcagttttagTTATTAAAGTAAATGAATTAAAGTTTTAgacataatttagtcatctgattgcattttagttttaattcaattttagtcaacgaaaaaaagaacaactttgGATATTTTCCTTCTGCacacatttcaacttttatacagaaaatgacaacacaacaatttgtaactgtagtttaacacgcaagacacatttaaacGGTGTCTTTATTAATTCTttcaaacatgttgaactgacgaTAATattagttttcacctaaatataaaaaaatctgcataattgcttgagattaattttacagctgcCTGTTCAAGCAGAACAGTGGATTTGACACTAAAACTAtagtacaaaatataaaataagacTAAGCAGAATGCTTTTACAGGCAAAATCAATTATTTACAGATATACGACTTGAATGGAACATCCGTGGCTTTTTCATGTGCCAAGTGTGAGGTGCCTAAACATGTTGCTGACATAATCAATCATCTTTATCTTGTACTCAAAAGCAGTGCTGATCGCAAATCTAAGTCAAGCGCAGCAAGTTCGCCATCTACTGCCGTCTGTGAGTCATTACAGCAAGAGCCTTTTactatcagaggtggcaaatccaggttcagaaagtaaaaaccctgccacagtttggctttagcctcaggtgctagctagctagctcccagggtgctcatttacctgctagggaactagctagctagctagttagcgtcaggggctaaagccaaactgtggcagggttttattttttggacctggatttgccacctctggttacCATGGCTAAactttgaaagaaaaatatatttgctaGTGGTCATAAACGCCCACAACACAATAAAGTTATGAGATCCATTTTTGTCCCCTGCATGAACTGGAGCGCGACCTTAAAAACGAAGGTAAATGCTGAACCCTGATTTCTTGATATACGCTTGCACTGCTAGTATTTATAGTTTGTGGAAGCAAGCGCCATTCAtcacaaaatgttgtgtttccaaaatgtgtgtgtgtgtaatcgcCATATCAAGCCTGTGTGAAGTTATCTGCGGGAAAATGCTCAAGgttggcaaaaaaagaaagattatctTGCTGTCAAGACTGATGATTGCCTTTGTGCAGACAAATCATGAGTTAatctttagcttttttttttttttactttgtttgccTGGAATGCTTAAGGCGGCATGTTGACCTAGTGGTCTTTGAGTTGAaaagttctgggtttgaatcttgacTTGAGTGTGGAGCTTGCATGTTGTCATCTTTggtttgaattttgaattttcaagaaaatgcgaaaataaaactgaatggaaacactagaaatttgaaaaagggcccaaaattcgcaaacaAGTCTTTACACTTGgcggggtggattttgaagcacgtcaaaaaaataaaaatgcgaattttggctaatTAAACAGGTTTTACGAATAAACCAGATACACGTCGCACATTTTCactggatattacgtcacacgtacgtttgtagtcccaaagcaatgttggatgataaaataaggtatgttttgggggggacgacgaaacagaatttttttggaattaattaaagaagcgaatattaatgcaattttcgatggaaaacagcaaagaaacgctacggttgatcaaaagttacaaaagcaaactcatacggcGTTATCGCACGACAcagcttcctggtcttcttcttcttttaaatcacTGGTGGaccacatctctatggtgtatagcgccacctacagcggcgcagtcccctctcaatattcgcaaaagaagaaccgatggaaacgggcataagtcacatgtccgttttgcgcatttttccgtaaatgttcttaaaaaattcaaaacaattggatgaaaacccgaccattttcactcaacagcaaatggcaaaatggccgtcttctgatattgataagaactgctggattttgctgcttaactcccactaacgcaatattaaccagaataccatatttatacTAGTTTTAGTTtatcaagaatttttttttgggggggggggcggggttgacttcacctttaatgtatgttttctttttgcgcTCCAGAATTCATTTATTTGCGACAAAGCCAAGCGTCTTGTGACTTCCCCCGTTTCCGACTCACCTTGCAGTGCTCAAGGAATCTCAACATTCCAGCTAATCACCGTGTGCAAAGTTCAATCGTAATCGCAGCCAACGTGTTACTATCTCTTAGGAAACAGTAGAGACAGGATTCCCAGCCAGCCAGTCATCACAATCAACATTCCTCAGCGTGGTTACAAAACCCAAGGTTCCACAGCGCTGTGGAAAGCAGAAAGCAGATTGTGCAAAGAGCAGCGGCAAAAGAACATTGAGCTGTTCTGGCATCTGACACACACGTTTTGATTTGGGCTGTCAggctgattgaaaaaaaaaaaaaaaaaaaaaaagtgttctctGCACT
The genomic region above belongs to Vanacampus margaritifer isolate UIUO_Vmar chromosome 5, RoL_Vmar_1.0, whole genome shotgun sequence and contains:
- the foxo1a gene encoding forkhead box protein O1-A; the encoded protein is MAEAAQQQQPHLVDIDPDFEPLARPRSCTWPLPRPEFVNPGDSNTSSPVPSIKQEPAGNDYISNLSLLEENEDLCADFQCQETCVHQQQHQHHPNPALQQHPHPHPHPQPQQQQQQQQQQQQQVPLLSSPLANSPSSAAAAAAAAAAQRKSSSSRRNAWGNMSYADLITKAIESSPENRLTLSQIYDWMVKSVPYFKDKGDSNSSAGWKNSIRHNLSLHSRFIRVQNEGTGKSSWWMLNPEGGKSGKSPRRRAASMDNNSKFTKSRGRAAKKKLSLQGGPDAGADSPGSYNKWPGSPNSHSNDDFDAWSSFRPRTSSNASTVSGRLSPFMPEDDLGEAEAHMGYPGAPGPKMTATLPSLTEMTGSLGRSSENVMENLLDNLNLLSPNNSQVGGGAATPGSSQSSPSSMMQPSPGYPPYSSPSMASQPPQEYRKCVYGQAGMNAMSPMPMQTLPESKPTFGPGMGPYSHGSVQLPGLLKELLTSDTDQHGDLLPSVDTVVSQSGGGCMLPPYSSSQHVAKLMAAGNAHPHGLSHAHPHTPLAMNGRLLMSLNHSGGSARLPSAKNPMQMPYGFSSHLGGGGVPGSFCPLNTNGYGRLGLAPPPHLEKLPSDLDDMSIEKFEFDMETVLHETLKDGDSLDFNFEPMVTQQGFPHGVKTTTHSWVSG